The following proteins come from a genomic window of Mammaliicoccus sp. Marseille-Q6498:
- a CDS encoding nuclear transport factor 2 family protein, which translates to MKILDEYFILFDESRNSEESFEKLNDLFSEDIEFVLNKKSFKGKAAWKQFVKSVFQSNKDLKHMHNGWEQNADGSYETHWAICGNRYDTGVYTQEGKDIARLDDSGKIVYLENQPTDENLFSNQ; encoded by the coding sequence ATGAAAATATTAGACGAGTACTTTATTCTGTTTGATGAATCTAGAAATAGTGAAGAAAGTTTTGAGAAACTCAATGATTTATTTAGTGAGGATATAGAGTTTGTATTAAATAAGAAGTCTTTTAAAGGCAAAGCAGCATGGAAACAATTTGTTAAAAGCGTATTTCAGTCAAATAAAGATTTGAAACATATGCATAACGGTTGGGAACAAAATGCTGACGGATCATACGAAACTCACTGGGCTATATGTGGAAACAGATATGATACAGGTGTTTATACACAAGAAGGTAAAGATATTGCGCGTTTAGATGACAGTGGCAAAATTGTATATTTAGAAAACCAACCTACAGACGAGAACTTATTCTCTAATCAGTAA